The genomic window ACATTGCGTGTTCTTCAAGCTCTTCAAACTGGCGGACTTTGCCCTGCCAACTGGAGACCGGGACAAGCAACTTTAAACGTTTAATATCATTTTCAAATTAAAAAGGCCTAACCATTGCTGTTAGGCCTTTTATTAGATGAATTCTTTGGTACGTTCTTGATTTGTACAAGAAGGAGGAGAACGATAATGAAATTACGCGAACCTATGCCTGAGTTGAACGGTGCGACAGCATGGTTAAACGGAGAAGTTACAAGAGAGCAGCTTATTGGTGAAAAACCTACACTTATTCATTTCTGGTCAATCAGCTGCCATTTATGTAAAGAGGCTATGCCTCAGGTAAATCAATTTCGGGACGAATTTAAAGACAAACTAAATGTTGTTGCTGTCCATATGCCTCGTTCCGAAAATGACCTTGATATTGAAGACATTAAAAAAGTAGCAGCTGAGCACGAAATCACTCAGCCGATTTTCGTTGACAGCGAATTCAAACTGGCAGATGCATTTGAGAATCAATACGTACCTGCATATTATGTATTTGATAAAGATGGGAACCTTCGTCACTACCAGGCTGGCGGAGGCGGAATGAAAATGCTTGAGAAGCGCGTAAATCGCGTCCTAAGTGAAACAGGACAAAGTGCTTAGTAAAGGTTGGTCTATAGGCCAATCTTTTTTGTTTCTTCCTCTTAAACTGTGAAAAGCTGTAGGCATCATGTAACTTTTTTATAAGGTGTAACGTCTCTTATTGTAAAGAATGAAGGGACGTTGGCGATAAATGAAGTTATGGCGGTCTTTTTATTTGTTTATTTTGATTATTCTCTTACTTTCCGGCTGCAGCACCAATAGTGGCGAGGAAAAAAGTGAATACGGAAATATGTCTCCGGGTTCCGATGCTTTAACGAGTCAAGATATTGCCATGCAGGAAAAGGGAGAAGAGACAGCAGATTCAGTAGAGGAAGAAACAAACGATAAATCATTGGCGGCAACAGAGCGCATGGTTATTTATCATGCAGAGTTGAATTTGCGTGTTCAAGATTTTAACAAAGCCCAAGCGTCAATTGAAGAAAAGGCTAAGAAATACGGGGGATATATCGTTGATTCAAATGTCTACCGTGAAGGTAAAGGGCAGTTAGAAGGTACATTAACGCTCAGAATCCCAGAAGGTAAGTTTGAGGCATTTCTGAAAGATGCAGAAGGAGAGGCTGATGAAGTTCTGTTACGGCATGTCAGCGGCCAAGATGTAACGGAAGAATATGTAGATTTGGAGTCAAGATTACGATCAAAAAAAACGGTCGAAGAACGTTTGCTTGAATTCATGAAAAATGCCCAGAAGACT from Bacillus methanolicus includes these protein-coding regions:
- a CDS encoding TlpA family protein disulfide reductase; this encodes MKLREPMPELNGATAWLNGEVTREQLIGEKPTLIHFWSISCHLCKEAMPQVNQFRDEFKDKLNVVAVHMPRSENDLDIEDIKKVAAEHEITQPIFVDSEFKLADAFENQYVPAYYVFDKDGNLRHYQAGGGGMKMLEKRVNRVLSETGQSA
- a CDS encoding DUF4349 domain-containing protein, which gives rise to MKLWRSFYLFILIILLLSGCSTNSGEEKSEYGNMSPGSDALTSQDIAMQEKGEETADSVEEETNDKSLAATERMVIYHAELNLRVQDFNKAQASIEEKAKKYGGYIVDSNVYREGKGQLEGTLTLRIPEGKFEAFLKDAEGEADEVLLRHVSGQDVTEEYVDLESRLRSKKTVEERLLEFMKNAQKTEDLLKISADLSKVQEEIEQLTGKIKYYQNQTAFSTVSIALYENKIVIPEFKKEDLNTWERTKKQFAESLNLLLTAFSGMTVFIFGNLPIILLIVLVGIGVYLLVKKHRRKGNHRKE